Proteins from one Antennarius striatus isolate MH-2024 chromosome 12, ASM4005453v1, whole genome shotgun sequence genomic window:
- the myo10l3 gene encoding unconventional myosin-X has product MDMFFSEGARVWLRHKEQLLPSTVSSCDDLSLVLTTDYGKVIYLQRAELNREMVYLMHASSVHGVEDMSTLAELHEAAIMHNLFLRYQKDNIYTNIGSILAAVNPYKQIAGLYDGTAVDLYSKHQMGELPPHIFAVANECYRCLWKRHDSQCILISGESGAGKTESTKLLLKFLSVMSQNSVGAPLSEKTTRVEQALIQSSPIMEAFGNAKTVYNNNSSRFGKFIQLHFSQNGNIQGGCIIDYLLEKNRVVRQNPGERNYHIFYALLSGADKDHSDMYLLSEGPESFHYLSQSGCVQDTSLDDKQLFDSVMEALKVMEFTEEEIRDVFKLLSAVVQMGNIEFMTAGGAQITSKAVVSNVSELLGLDSFQLSEVLTQRSMILRGEEICSPLTVEQAVDSRDSVAMALYSQCFSWIIMRINQKIKGKDNFKSIGILDIFGFENFEVNRFEQFNINYANEKLQEYFNKHIFSLEQLEYNREGIQWEAIDWMDNAECLDLIEKKLGMLALINEESRFPKGTDYTLLEKLHSRHATNPYYVKPRVNDHQFGIKHYAGEVLYDVRGILEKNRDTFRDDILFILKDSRLDFIYDLFERVGSRSGDETLKMGTARRKPTVSSQFRDSLHSLMATLSASNPFFVRCIKPNMDKRPNQFDPDVVLNQLRYSGMLETVKIRKAGFPVRRTFKDFYSRYKMILTNKVHSDDERQGCSELLIVRDKDKKEWQLGKTKVFLKEAVEQRLEKEREEVRRRAGMVIRAHILSYVARKQYKRVLSSVVTIQKNYRAHFWRRMFLRLRVAAIILQKHHRGRLGRSFHRQLKEEKQKREEEERRRREEEERRMEEERRQREEEERQRLIDEEKKRREEEEELMRKEELRLMKLQEEERRMVAGADEKRSSLVNGVCHKKELAQTLSYTNTSEEESRQMDEILRLEKEIERLQKQQEDGVSLLSDVSKEELRQMRDAEIYRLEKEASRVATEFLELLDFGGLEPSLSSEENLHDPTESTAPLAEEEVDEGFHAEDECIPLPDFPPPATVPLDKEVFQSVPPPPPAFAERVVDTVSSASSPAPANMSSPTPNKLSHGPPTANSPSSWTPPPPVVTNGDRCSCQMASRSSDFEPVSEEPSHSNLGDTESDYDQEEFEEAHGSSGASTNDGHITDEEVLRKSSCTHNSLDSFRVSSDSFIDSDEDNDGYVDTDEEVSNGRVNLLNGSRPLYFHGYLYMKSGLMIPWRRRWCVLKDETFMWFRAKQDSVKSGWLYKKGGGMSTLSRRNWKMRWFVLRESKLMYFENDSEEKLKGTIDVRTAKEIVDNHEKENALNIVTEERTYHIYAESPEDASCWFSVLSRVHSASPEQLMEMHHEQANPKNAVGTLDVGLIDSVCASDSPDRPNSFVIITANRVIHCNTDTPEEMHHWIGLLQKSKGDSRVDGQEFLVRGWLHKEMKTGAKSTSLKLKKRWFVLTTNSLDYYKSSERSATKLGTLVLNSLCSVVQPDEKVFKDTGYWNVIIHGRKHSYRLYTKLLNEAMRWTNAIQGAIDSKVPIETPTQQLIRDIKESSLNVEAVEQTYWRNPILRYTQHPLHSPLLPLPYGDVSIHLQKEKGYTSLQDEAVKIFNSLQEMEAVSDPVPIIQGILQTCQDLRSLRDEVYCQLIKQTNHVPHPNSPANRAHWHLLTCMSCTFLPSRGILRYLRFHLKRIRELFPGTEIEMFAHFIGESLKKTKTREFVPSQEEIMALLTRQEMTTTVYCHGGGSCKISINSHTTAGEVVEKLIRGLAMEDSRNMFALFEHNHNIDKAVESRVLVADVLAKFERLVGSEEGEDDGQWKLYFKLYCFLDVESMPKEGVEFAFMFEQAHESLTRGHFPAREETLQHLAALRLQFLYGDKARVTWSLESVYPVGRLRTRILQFTKVGGASGCGQTLERRRTSFLDGTLRRGLKTGSMKKQRLEEEQMLEMWVKEEMSATRASVVEKWSRLKGLDQHQAMLKYMTIIKEWPGYGSTLFDVECKEGGFPHDLWLSVSAENVSVYKRGEPKPLETFPYEHIIFFGAPQPCTYKITVDEREMFFETPQVGEITKIMKAYINMIVKKRCSVKSVSSYGTNWIR; this is encoded by the exons G CCCCATCATGGAAGCCTTTGGAAATGCAAAGACTGTGTACAATAATAACTCGAGTCGCTTTGGAAAATTTATCCAGCTCCACTTTTCACAGAATGGAAACATCCAAGGAGGCTGTATCATTGACT ATTTGCTGGAAAAG AACCGTGTGGTTCGACAGAATCCTGGGGAAAGAAACTACCACATCTTCTACGCTCTGCTATCAGGAGCAGATAAAGACCACAGCG ACATGTACCTGCTGTCTGAGGGTCCGGAGTCTTTTCACTACCTGAGCCAGTCAGGATGTGTACAGGATACCAGTCTAGATGACAAGCAGCTCTTTGACAGTGTGATG GAGGCCCTAAAAGTTATGGAATTCACAGAAGAGGAAATCAGAGATGTTTTCAAGCTTCTGTCTGCCGTCGTTCAGATGGGCAACATTGAATTCATGACTGCTGGTGGAGCTCAGATCACCTCTAAAGCGG TGGTCAGTAATGTCAGCGAGCTGCTCGGCCTGGACTCCTTCCAGCTGTCGGAGGTATTGACCCAGCGCTCCATGATcctcagaggagaggagatcTGCTCGCCGCTCACTGTGGAGCAG gctgTGGATTCACGAGACTCCGTTGCAATGGCACTTTATTCTCAGTGTTTCTCCTGGATCATCATGAGGATCAACCAGAAGATAAAAGGAAAGGACAACTTCAAGTCCATCGGAATTCTTGACATCTTTGGCTTTGAGAACTTTGAG GTGAACAGGTTTGAACAGTTTAACATCAACTACGCCAACGAGAAACTCCAAGAGTATTTCAACAAGCACATCTTCTCACTGGAACAGCTGGAATACAACAG GGAAGGGATCCAGTGGGAGGCCATAGACTGGATGGATAATGCAGAGTGTTTGGATCTCATAGAAAAG AAACTGGGCATGTTGGCTCTTATCAATGAGGAAAGTCGCTTCCCCAAAGGCACAGACTACACCCTTCTGGAGAAACTGCACAGCCGACATGCA ACAAACCCGTACTATGTGAAGCCCAGAGTGAACGACCACCAGTTTGGCATCAAGCACTATGCCGGAGAG GTCCTTTATGACGTACGTGGGATCCTGGAGAAGAACAGAGACACCTTCAGGGATGACATCTTGTTCATTCTCAAAGACAGCAG GCTTGACTTCATTTATGACCTGTTTGAGCGTGTTGGTAGCAGGAGTGGAGACGAGACCCTAAAGATGGGCACGGCCCGACGTAAGCCCACCGTCAGCTCTCAGTTCAGG GATTCTCTTCACTCCCTGATGGCCACACTAAGTGCTTCCAAcccgttttttgtccgttgcaTCAAACCAAACATGGACAAG aGGCCAAACCAGTTTGATCCAGATGTGGTCCTGAACCAGCTCAGGTACTCTGGGATGTTGGAAACGGTGAAGATCCGCAAGGCTGGATTCCCTGTCCGCAGAACCTTTAAGGACTTCTATAGCAG ATACAAGATGATCCTGACGAACAAAGTCCACTCAGACGATGAGAGGCAGGGCTGCTCAGAGCTTCTCATAGTCCGtgacaaagacaagaaagaaTGGCAGCTGGGGAAGACAAAG GTGTTCTTGAAGGAGGCCGTGGAGCAAAGactggagaaggagagggaagAGGTGCGGCGCAGGGCTGGCATGGTGATCCGCGCTCACATCCTCAGCTATGTGGCAAG GAAACAATACAAGAGGGTTTTGTCCAGCGTCGTCACCATCCAGAAGAACTACCGGGCTCATTTTTGGAGACGTATGTTCCTGCGCCTGCGAGTGGCCGCCATCATCCTGCAGAAACACCACAGAGGTCGACTGGGCCGATCCTTCCATCGCCAACTcaaggaggagaagcagaagcgagaggaggaggaaaggaggaggagagaagaggaggagaggagaatggaggaagagaggaggcaaagggaggaggaggagaggcagcgGCTGATtgatgaggagaagaagaggagagaggaggaggaggagttgatGAGGAAGGAGGAGTTGAGGCTGATGAAGCTGCAAGAAGAGGAACGCAGGATGGTGGCAGGTGCAGACGAGAAAAG gAGCTCACTGGTCAATGGTGTTTGTCACAAG AAGGAGTTGGCTCAAACTCTGTCTTACACCAACACCTCTGAGGAGGAGAGTCGTCAGATGGACGAGATCCTGCGTCTGGAGAAGGAAATCGAGCGTCTGcagaagcagcaggaagacGGCGTGTCCCTTCTGTCGGACGTCTCCAAGGAGGAGCTGCGCCAGATGAGGGATGCCGAAATCTACAGGCTGGAGAAGGAGGCCTCTCGTGTGGCCACGGAGTTCTTGGAGCTCCTGGACTTTGGTGGTTTGGAGCCATCCCTCTCCAGTGAGGAGAACCTCCATGATCCGACCGAATCTACAGCCCCTCTCGCTGAGGAGGAAGTGGATGAGGGTTTCCACGCTGAGGACGAGTGCATTCCTTTACCTGACTTCCCTCCTCCAGCTACGGTTCCTCTGGACAAGGAAGTTTTCCAGAGTgttccccctcctccacccgcCTTTGCAGAAAGAGTAGTGGACACAGTTTCCTCAGCTTCTTCTCCTGCACCTGCAAACATGTCCTCTCCCACCCCTAACAAACTGAGTCATGGCCCTCCTACAGCTAACTCTCCATCCTCTtggactcctcctcctcctgtagtCACCAATGGAGATAGATGTTCATGCCAGATGGCCAGCAGGAGCTCAGACTTTGAGCCTGTGAGCGAGGAGCCGTCCCATTCCAATCTGGGAGACACGGAGTCAGACTATGACCAGGAGGAGTTTGAGGAGGCTCACGGTAGCTCGGGGGCCAGCACCAATGATGGCCACATCACAGATGAGGAGGTGTTACGAAAATCCTCCTGCACCCACAACAGCCTGGACTCCTTCAGAGTCAGTTCAGACTCG ttcaTTGACAGCGATGAAGACAATGATGGCTATGTGGACACAGATGAGGAGGTTTCTAATGGCAGGGTGAATCTGCTGAACGGCAGCAGGCCTCTGTACTTCCATGGCTACCTGTACATGAAAA GCGGTCTCATGATCCCGTGGCGTCGTCGCTGGTGCGTCTTGAAGGACGAGACCTTCATGTGGTTTAGGGCCAAGCAAGACTCAGTCAAATCAGGTTGGCTTTATAAGAAAGGAGGAGGGATGTCAACTTTGTCACGTCGCAACTGGAAGATGCGATGGTTTGTTCTGAGGGAATCGAAGCTCATGTACTTCGAGAACGACAGCGAAGAGAAACTGAAAGGAACCATAGATGTCCGCACAGCCAa gGAGATAGTGGACAATCATGAGAAGGAAAATGCACTAAACATAGTGACTGAGGAGAGGACCTACCACATATATGCTGAGTCTCCTGAGGATGCCAG TTGTTGGTTCAGTGTGCTGAGTCGGGTCCACAGCGCCAGCCCAGAGCAGCTCATGGAGATGCACCATGAACAGGCCAACCCCAAGAatgcagtg GGCACACTTGATGTTGGTTTGATCGATTCCGTTTGTGCATCAGACAGCCCCGACAG ACCAAACTCGTTTGTGATCATCACTGCTAACCGGGTGATCCACTGCAACACAGACACCCCTGAAGAGATGCACCACTGGATCGGTCTGCTGCAGAAATCCAAGGGTGACTCCAGGGTTGATGGACAGGAGTTCTTAGTCAGAG GATGGCTACATAAAGAGATGAAGACAGGAGCTAAAAGCACTTCTCTGAAGCTGAAGAAGCGTTGGTTTGTTCTCACCACCAACTCTCTGGATTATTACAAGTCATCGGAGCGCAGCGCCACAAAACTAGGAACTCTGGTTCTCAACAGTCTCTGCTCTGTGGTGCAGCCGGATGAGAAAGTCTTCAAGGACACCG GCTACTGGAATGTAATCATCCACGGACGCAAACACTCGTACCGGCTGTACACCAAACTGCTAAATGAAGCCATGCGCTGGACCAATGCCATACAAGGAGCAATAGACAGCAAAGTTCCCATTGAAACACCAACACAGCAACTCATCAGGGACATCAAG GAGAGCAGCCTGAATGTGGAGGCCGTGGAGCAGACATACTGGAGAAACCCCATCCTGAGATATACCCAGCATCCTTTGCACTCCCCTCTTCTACCTCTACCCTATGGAGATGTCAGCATTCACT TGCAAAAGGAAAAGGGTTACACCAGCCTGCAGGACGAGGCTGTGAAGATTTTCAACTCGCTGCAGGAGATGGAGGCGGTATCAGACCCTGTACCCATCATACAGGGAATCCTCCAGACCTGTCAGGACTTGAGATCTTTAAGAGATGAAGTTTACTGTCAGCTGATCAAACAAACCAATCACGTCCCACATCCCAACAGTCCTGCCAACCGTGCCCACTGGCATCTCCTAACGTGTATGAGCTGCACCTTCCTGCCCAGCCGAGGCATCCTGCGCTACCTCAGATTTCACCTCAAGAG gattaGGGAGCTATTCCCTGGTACAGAGATCGAAATGTTTGCCCACTTTATTGGCGAGTCtctgaagaagacaaagacaagaGAGTTTGTTCCCTCTCAAGAGGAAATCATGGCACTGCTCACCAGACAGGAAATGACCACCACAGTGTACTGCCATGGAGGAGGTTCCTGCAAGATCTCCATCAACTCACACACCACCGCTGGAGAG GTGGTGGAGAAGCTAATCAGAGGTCTGGCAATGGAGGACAGCAGGAACATGTTTGCACTCTTTGAACACAACCACAACATTGACAAAGCTGTGGAGAGCAGAGTTCTTGTGGCGGATGTTTTGGCTAAATTTGAAAG ACTGGTTGGCAGTGAAGAAGGTGAAGATGACGGCCAGTGGAAGCTGTATTTCAAACTCTACTGCTTCCTGGATGTGGAGAGCATGCCTAAAGAAGGGGTGGAGTTCGCCTTCATGTTTGAGCAG GCTCATGAGAGTTTGACCCGTGGCCACTTCCCTGCCCGAGAAGAAACCCTGCAGCACCTAGCCGCCCTCCGCCTGCAGTTTCTGTATGGAGACAAAGCACGGGTCACGTGGAGTCTGGAAAGCGTCTACCCCGTGGGCCGACTTCGGACTCGCATCCTTCAGTTTACTaaggtgggcggagcttcaggATGTGGCCAAACCCTAGAGCGCCGGAGGACCAGCTTCCTGGACGGGACTCTCCGAAGAGGGTTGAAAACGGGCTCGATGAAGAAGCAGCgattggaggaggagcagatgcTTGAGATGTGGGTGAAGGAAGAAATGTCTGCCACCAGGGCGAGTGTGGTGGAGAAGTGGTCCCGCCTCAAAGGTCTAGACCAGCACCAGGCCATGCTCAAATACATGACCATCATCAAGGAGTGGCCTGGTTACGGATCCACATTGTTTGATGTCGAG TGCAAAGAGGGAGGCTTTCCTCACGACCTCTGGCTCAGTGTGAGCGCTGAAAATGTGTCTGTCTACAAAAGAGGCGAGCCTAAGCCTCTGGAGACCTTCCCGTACGAGCACATCATTTTCTTTGGCGCTCCACAGCCCTGTACCTACAAGATCACTGTGGATGAGAGAGAAATGTTCTTTGAAACACCACAG GTTGGAGAAATCACAAAGATCATGAAAGCATACATAAACATGATCGTGAAGAAGCGCTGCAGTGTGAAGTCCGTGTCCAGTTATGGAACTAACTGGATCAGGTGA
- the pttg1ipb gene encoding PTTG1 interacting protein b encodes MSGVRGASTAAFVFIFLGLCVTAEGQTPSPAPPPCALRSNSSCDECLQNVACLWCEPTKLCIDYPVGKIVPPKSLCPLNDARWGVCWVNFQILIITMSVLAVLILIGILVCCLCCCKCERIGNKREDAKAERQTRMRKARQKERRTEMQMRHDEIRQKYGLAKNNPYARMDDH; translated from the exons ATGTCGGGCGTCAGGGGAGCGTCTACGGCGGCTTTCGTGTTCATCTTCCTCGGCCTTTGTGTGACTGCGGAGGGGCAGACTCCGTCTCCAGCTCCGC ctCCTTGTGCTTTGAGATCAAACTCCAGTTGTGACGAATGCCTGCAGAATGTGGCA tgTTTGTGGTGTGAACCAACCAAACTCTGCATCGACTACCCAGTAGGAAAGATTGTGCCCCCCAAAAGTTTGTGTCCCCTGAATGACGCACGGTGGGGGGTATGTTGGG TAAACTTCCAGATTTTGATCATCACCATGTCAGTGCTCGCTGTCCTCATTCTCATCGGGATTCTTGTTTgctgtctctgctgctgcaagTGTGAAAGAATCGG GAACAAGAGAGAAGATGCAAAGGCAGAACGGCAAACTCGTATGAGGAAGGCTCGTCAGAAAGAGAG GAGAACAGAAATGCAGATGAGACATGATGAAATCAGGCAGAAATATG GTTTGGCAAAGAATAATCCATATGCCCGTATGGATGATCATTAA
- the sumo3b gene encoding small ubiquitin-related modifier 3, translated as MSDEKPKEGVKTENDHINLKVAGQDGSVVQFKIKRHTPLSKLMKAYCERQGFAIRQIRFRFDGQPINETDTPAQLEMEDEDTIDVFQQQTGGGCS; from the exons ATGTCAGACGAGAAGCCAAAG GAAGGAGTGAAGACGGAGAACGACCACATTAACCTGAAGGTAGCCGGTCAGGATGGCTCGGTTGTACAGTTCAAAATTAAAAGGCATACTCCCCTCAGCAAACTAATGAAGGCGTACTGCGAAAGACAG GGGTTTGCAATTCGTCAGATAAGATTTAGGTTTGATGGACAACCGATCAATGAAACAGACACGCCTGCGCAG CTGGAGATGGAGGATGAGGACACTATTGATGTATTTCAgcaacagacaggaggaggctGTTCTTAA